The following are from one region of the Kineosporia sp. NBRC 101731 genome:
- a CDS encoding glycosyltransferase family 87 protein, whose protein sequence is MFAKIACRPSRSLRIPQQVKEFHRDRARVIALLVLVSTLIVALDRFVFHLVPRDFLTYRYAGQQAAAGHDIYQGDISGLDLTGQPFTYPPFAALVFRGLGFLNWQFSYFLWTVASLTGLGLVVYWLLSPLAHRRLEWSAGALVVASCTSVGFTNVADGQVNIALMTLCLLDLHLLRFCVDRNGTGRWIQNLSGVGVGLAAAIKITPALFIVHLAVSRQWRTLAVSLMSGGSATLAAYVFFPQLSTTFFSAVLWNLQDRVRMDHPLSFWGNASVTGALHAGGDWTTPVIPLVLLMIVAGALAGAAFAHRRGHPLNAILIIGLVAPIISPYAWVHHYIYLVPAGTIILRPLLLHPPHPDLSNRLRRAGAVWCLLALGPGSGHWLLQHGGEWLLPLALIIREGPILASLLCITLLVRDAQTRSPVATPTTTSFIGRFS, encoded by the coding sequence ATGTTCGCGAAGATCGCCTGCCGGCCCAGCCGATCACTGAGAATTCCTCAGCAGGTCAAGGAGTTTCACCGGGACCGGGCGCGGGTCATCGCGCTGCTCGTCCTCGTCTCCACGCTGATCGTCGCCCTCGACCGGTTCGTCTTTCACCTGGTACCACGAGACTTTCTGACCTACCGGTACGCCGGACAGCAAGCCGCTGCCGGGCACGACATCTACCAGGGTGACATCTCGGGCCTCGACCTCACCGGGCAGCCGTTCACCTACCCGCCGTTCGCCGCTCTCGTCTTTCGCGGGTTGGGCTTCCTGAACTGGCAATTCAGCTACTTCCTCTGGACCGTCGCTTCCCTCACCGGTCTGGGACTCGTCGTCTATTGGCTGCTTTCCCCCCTTGCCCACAGACGTCTTGAGTGGTCGGCCGGAGCCCTCGTCGTGGCCTCCTGCACGAGTGTGGGTTTCACCAATGTCGCCGACGGGCAGGTGAACATCGCCCTGATGACTCTCTGTCTCCTCGATCTCCACCTTCTGCGATTCTGCGTGGACCGCAACGGCACCGGGCGCTGGATCCAGAACCTCAGCGGTGTTGGCGTGGGCCTGGCGGCGGCGATCAAGATCACGCCCGCTCTGTTCATCGTCCATCTGGCCGTGAGCCGCCAATGGAGGACACTGGCCGTCAGTCTGATGTCAGGAGGCTCGGCCACCCTCGCGGCCTACGTGTTCTTTCCGCAGCTGTCGACGACGTTCTTCTCGGCCGTGCTCTGGAACCTTCAGGATCGCGTCCGCATGGATCATCCCCTCAGCTTCTGGGGCAATGCGTCTGTCACCGGGGCGCTCCACGCAGGGGGAGACTGGACAACTCCCGTCATTCCCCTTGTCCTGCTGATGATCGTGGCCGGGGCTCTCGCCGGCGCCGCCTTCGCCCACCGACGCGGCCACCCCCTGAACGCGATCCTCATCATCGGGCTCGTCGCCCCGATCATCTCGCCCTACGCCTGGGTCCACCACTACATCTACCTGGTACCGGCCGGCACCATCATCCTCCGGCCGCTGCTACTGCACCCACCTCATCCGGATCTCTCGAACCGGCTCCGCCGGGCCGGGGCCGTCTGGTGTCTGCTGGCCCTGGGACCTGGTTCCGGGCACTGGCTGCTGCAGCACGGCGGAGAGTGGCTGCTGCCCCTGGCCCTGATCATTCGCGAGGGGCCGATCCTGGCCAGCCTTCTGTGCATCACCCTGTTAGTGCGTGACGCCCAGACACGATCGCCTGTAGCGACACCGACCACGACGTCCTTCATCGGTCGGTTTTCCTGA